In Ruminococcaceae bacterium R-25, one genomic interval encodes:
- a CDS encoding phosphoribosylamine--glycine ligase, which yields MKVLVVGGGGREHVICWKLKQDPRITELYCAPGNGGIASIATCVNIKATDIDGMVEFAKKEQFDLVFVAPDDPLAMGMVDKLEEAGIRSFGPKANAAIIEGSKAFSKKLMKKYQIPTAKYEIFDDEQKALDYLETQPMPIVIKCDGLALGKGVIIAQNLDEAKQAVKDMMEDQKFGSAGSTIVIEECMTGPELTVLAFSDGNTCVPMVSSRDHKRAYDHDEGLNTGGMGAVTPGADMTDELKARIQNEIITPTVEALKKEGRPFKGVIYFGLMLTPEGPKVVEYNARFGDPEAQAVLPLLENSLLDIVDAVIDGKLDQVEFKWKNKCSCVVVMASGGYPQSYAKGYEITGIDTCGKIVFQAGTALKDGKLVTSGGRVLCVYDEADTLDEAIDGAYEGVAKISFKDMHFRHDIGRTLG from the coding sequence ATGAAGGTACTCGTAGTAGGCGGCGGCGGAAGAGAACATGTTATCTGCTGGAAGCTCAAGCAGGATCCCAGGATAACGGAGCTTTACTGCGCTCCCGGTAACGGCGGTATCGCATCTATCGCTACATGCGTAAATATTAAGGCAACAGATATCGACGGTATGGTCGAGTTTGCGAAAAAAGAACAGTTCGATCTCGTTTTCGTAGCACCCGACGATCCGCTCGCAATGGGCATGGTCGATAAGCTCGAAGAAGCAGGCATCAGAAGCTTCGGTCCTAAGGCAAATGCAGCTATCATCGAAGGCTCCAAGGCTTTTTCAAAAAAACTCATGAAGAAATATCAGATCCCTACTGCAAAGTATGAGATCTTCGACGACGAGCAGAAGGCTCTTGATTATCTTGAGACACAGCCTATGCCTATCGTTATCAAGTGCGACGGCCTTGCATTGGGTAAGGGCGTTATCATTGCCCAGAACCTTGATGAGGCTAAGCAGGCAGTTAAGGACATGATGGAAGACCAGAAGTTCGGTTCTGCTGGTTCCACGATCGTTATCGAAGAGTGCATGACAGGTCCTGAGCTCACAGTCCTCGCTTTCTCTGACGGCAACACATGTGTTCCTATGGTATCTTCCAGAGACCACAAGAGAGCATACGACCACGACGAAGGCCTTAACACAGGCGGCATGGGCGCTGTTACACCCGGTGCTGACATGACAGATGAGCTTAAGGCCAGAATCCAGAATGAGATCATCACACCTACAGTCGAAGCACTCAAGAAAGAGGGAAGACCTTTTAAGGGTGTTATCTACTTCGGACTTATGCTTACACCCGAAGGACCTAAGGTTGTTGAATATAATGCACGTTTCGGAGATCCTGAGGCTCAGGCAGTTCTGCCGCTTCTCGAAAACAGCCTCCTCGACATCGTTGATGCAGTAATCGACGGCAAGCTCGACCAGGTCGAGTTCAAGTGGAAGAATAAGTGCTCCTGCGTTGTTGTCATGGCATCCGGCGGATATCCGCAGAGCTATGCAAAGGGTTACGAGATCACAGGCATCGATACATGCGGCAAGATCGTTTTCCAGGCAGGCACCGCGCTCAAGGACGGCAAGCTCGTTACATCAGGCGGACGCGTCCTCTGCGTATACGATGAGGCAGATACCCTTGATGAAGCTATCGACGGCGCATACGAAGGCGTTGCCAAGATCTCTTTCAAGGATATGCACTTCCGTCACGACATAGGAAGGACACTTGGTTAA
- a CDS encoding XTP/dITP diphosphohydrolase, translating to MTEFKLILATSNKDKAKEIADILSDTPFVVTTMKEEGFNPDIVEDGKTFEENALIKARAVHALAPSAYVMADDSGLCIDALDGAPGIYSARFCGEDSTYPEKFAKIFEMLKDVPEDQRTAKFVCSIAVVRPDGSEFTVRGEVCGILHEKPMGDGGFGYDPIFYVPEFGMTTAQMTKDQKNSISHRGKASRAMAEKLKAEIGL from the coding sequence ATGACGGAATTCAAACTCATTCTTGCAACATCCAACAAGGACAAGGCAAAAGAGATAGCTGATATATTATCTGACACACCCTTTGTCGTTACGACAATGAAGGAAGAGGGTTTTAATCCCGACATCGTAGAAGACGGCAAGACATTTGAAGAAAATGCATTGATAAAGGCACGCGCAGTGCATGCTCTGGCTCCTTCCGCATACGTAATGGCCGATGATTCAGGCCTCTGCATCGATGCGTTAGACGGCGCTCCGGGCATTTATTCTGCAAGATTCTGCGGCGAGGATTCCACATATCCCGAGAAGTTTGCAAAGATCTTCGAGATGCTTAAGGACGTACCTGAAGATCAGAGAACTGCAAAGTTCGTCTGCAGCATCGCAGTTGTAAGACCTGACGGTTCCGAGTTCACTGTAAGAGGCGAGGTCTGCGGTATCTTGCACGAAAAGCCCATGGGCGACGGCGGTTTCGGCTACGATCCTATCTTCTATGTGCCTGAGTTCGGCATGACCACAGCCCAGATGACCAAGGATCAGAAGAACAGCATCAGCCACAGGGGCAAGGCTTCCAGGGCAATGGCTGAGAAGCTGAAGGCGGAAATAGGCCTGTAA
- a CDS encoding putative two-component system response regulator yields the protein MGIYSIVLGVVMLLSILSTFALVLFSRRGANTLEILMSVCIMISNTGYFMLSCSRNLEEALLSNTLAYVGGIFLPLLIVYILIDYSDSKVPTWFSVVILVINILVFISIMLTDRFPYFYSALQFNAGSYSPLIKEHGQIYYIRYILLAVEVGLAAFFTILTYLGKRSASFRLMATYAGSLFCVMLVYLGTRFFNLKIELIPFFYLICTLMLDYVVARSTIYNVNLSVQEKIDELSTFGYVVFDKQFNFVGSNSVSAKFFPEIANARIDSKINAKDYALKDLLKWVAKCAEEADENKNTQGKFKKAIVINDRNPSERRYLECELSLIHFGFRNHVSGYLVEITDDTEQHNMIESMSFKGETLKREAERQAKRAKSMQMSTILGMAAMIESRDNSTGGHINRTSACVALFVEHLRKLDDYNMSENYWDSVINAAPLHDLGKIAVDDAILRKPSGLTEEEYEKMKIHAQYGAKIMSKVLEDVEDKEFVRVATNVAHYHHEKYNGTGYPDQLRGESIPFEARIMALADVFDALASRRYYKEPMSYDEAFELIRQELGHHFDPHLGRIFISLKKDIIALYESFENTDYAR from the coding sequence ATGGGTATATATTCGATCGTACTGGGAGTAGTAATGCTACTCAGCATATTGTCTACTTTTGCGCTCGTACTCTTTTCGAGAAGGGGTGCAAATACACTTGAGATTTTGATGTCCGTCTGCATCATGATCAGCAACACCGGATACTTCATGCTCTCATGTTCGAGAAACCTCGAAGAAGCTTTACTTTCCAATACTTTAGCTTATGTTGGCGGAATCTTTCTGCCGCTCCTCATCGTTTATATCCTGATCGACTATTCGGACTCAAAGGTCCCTACATGGTTTTCTGTTGTGATCCTTGTGATAAATATCCTCGTATTTATCTCAATAATGCTCACTGACAGATTTCCGTATTTCTATTCTGCTCTGCAGTTCAATGCCGGCTCGTATTCTCCTTTGATCAAGGAACACGGCCAGATCTATTACATCAGATACATCCTTTTGGCTGTAGAAGTCGGCCTGGCCGCCTTCTTTACGATCCTCACATATCTCGGCAAGCGCAGCGCTTCTTTCAGGCTCATGGCTACTTATGCCGGCTCACTCTTTTGCGTTATGCTGGTATACCTGGGAACAAGATTTTTCAATCTCAAGATTGAACTTATCCCGTTCTTCTATCTTATCTGCACACTGATGCTCGATTATGTGGTTGCGAGATCCACGATCTACAACGTTAATTTAAGCGTTCAGGAAAAGATAGACGAGCTCAGCACATTCGGCTACGTTGTTTTCGACAAGCAGTTCAATTTCGTAGGAAGCAACTCCGTGTCCGCAAAGTTCTTCCCTGAAATAGCCAATGCCCGTATCGACTCAAAGATCAACGCAAAAGACTACGCATTAAAGGATCTCCTTAAGTGGGTCGCTAAATGTGCTGAGGAAGCCGATGAGAACAAGAATACACAGGGCAAATTTAAAAAGGCCATCGTAATAAACGACAGAAACCCCAGCGAGAGGAGATATCTGGAGTGCGAACTGAGCTTGATCCATTTTGGTTTCCGCAACCACGTATCAGGCTATCTTGTTGAGATCACAGACGATACAGAGCAGCACAACATGATCGAGTCCATGAGCTTCAAGGGCGAAACCTTAAAGCGAGAGGCCGAGCGTCAGGCTAAGAGAGCCAAATCGATGCAGATGTCCACCATCCTCGGTATGGCGGCCATGATCGAATCCCGTGATAACTCCACAGGCGGTCACATCAACAGAACATCTGCCTGCGTCGCTTTGTTCGTTGAGCATCTCAGAAAATTAGACGACTACAACATGAGCGAAAACTACTGGGATTCCGTTATCAACGCTGCGCCTCTCCATGACCTGGGCAAGATCGCCGTTGACGATGCCATCTTAAGAAAGCCTTCCGGTCTTACTGAAGAAGAATATGAGAAGATGAAGATCCACGCCCAGTACGGCGCGAAGATCATGAGCAAGGTCCTTGAAGACGTTGAGGATAAGGAATTCGTAAGAGTCGCTACCAACGTTGCCCACTATCACCATGAGAAATATAACGGCACTGGCTATCCTGACCAGTTAAGGGGAGAGAGCATCCCGTTCGAAGCAAGGATAATGGCACTTGCAGATGTTTTCGATGCGCTGGCAAGCCGCCGCTACTACAAGGAACCGATGTCTTACGACGAAGCTTTCGAGCTCATCAGACAGGAATTAGGACATCACTTCGATCCGCACCTCGGCCGCATCTTCATCTCTCTGAAGAAAGATATCATTGCGCTCTACGAATCTTTCGAGAACACGGATTACGCAAGATAA
- a CDS encoding BirA family biotin operon repressor/biotin-[acetyl-CoA-carboxylase] ligase produces the protein MLKDDVLNIIYWEEDFISGEAISRKLGVSRAAVNSAVKALRDEGYEITSSTNKGYLLTKSPDILTKGSVSVFLPDAVIPDVHVFDSVDSTNNVLKDMARNGAPSGTVVIADHQTGGKGRRGRSFSSPKGVGVYLSYLFKPESGFDKISNLTSWTAIAVSDAIYNAYGIYSQVKWVNDLLMNRKKICGILTEVTVEAESGLIDNCIIGIGINVNETSFPAELSEIATSISLENGGKTFDRSKLAAELIRSMGDLVYRWPDDEYYLNRYRKSNVTVGSKIVAYPQLAENSEGRSGTAIDINEDFSLKVKFDDGSIADLRSGEVSVRGLYGYT, from the coding sequence ATGCTGAAGGATGACGTGCTTAATATTATTTACTGGGAAGAAGATTTTATCTCCGGTGAGGCCATAAGCCGTAAGCTCGGTGTCTCAAGAGCAGCGGTCAATTCGGCCGTAAAAGCACTCAGGGATGAAGGCTACGAGATAACCTCATCGACCAACAAGGGTTACCTTCTTACCAAGAGCCCTGATATCCTCACCAAAGGCTCAGTTTCGGTCTTTCTTCCTGATGCCGTAATACCCGATGTTCATGTTTTCGATTCCGTAGACTCCACCAACAATGTCCTGAAGGACATGGCAAGGAACGGCGCTCCGTCCGGAACGGTCGTTATCGCCGACCACCAGACAGGCGGAAAAGGCAGGCGCGGCAGGAGCTTTTCCTCCCCCAAGGGCGTCGGAGTGTATCTCTCCTACCTCTTCAAGCCTGAATCAGGTTTTGATAAGATATCCAACCTTACCAGCTGGACCGCCATCGCCGTCTCTGACGCGATCTACAACGCCTACGGAATCTACTCACAGGTCAAATGGGTAAACGATCTTCTCATGAACAGGAAGAAGATCTGCGGCATTCTGACAGAGGTTACGGTTGAGGCTGAAAGCGGGCTTATAGACAACTGCATCATCGGCATCGGCATCAACGTCAACGAGACTTCCTTCCCTGCCGAATTATCTGAGATAGCCACATCGATCTCGCTTGAAAACGGAGGAAAGACTTTCGACCGTTCAAAGCTTGCCGCCGAGCTCATCAGATCTATGGGAGATCTCGTGTACAGATGGCCTGACGATGAGTACTATCTTAACCGTTACCGCAAGAGCAATGTCACTGTAGGAAGCAAGATCGTGGCTTATCCACAGCTCGCCGAGAACAGCGAGGGACGCTCAGGCACGGCAATTGATATCAACGAAGACTTCTCCCTCAAGGTTAAGTTCGACGACGGTTCCATTGCGGACTTAAGGAGCGGAGAAGTAAGTGTCAGAGGCCTTTACGGCTACACCTGA
- a CDS encoding ACT domain-containing protein, with translation MHQDNPEYFLVDKRVLPEVFIKVMEVKQRLNTGESTSVNEAVRKTGLSRSAYYKYKDSVLPFYEAASGKKVTLLLSVENFQGILSEIIRTIAESRANILTINQNIPINGLADISISIETVSMYGTVDDIINDISKLAGVRKCMVLSRE, from the coding sequence ATGCACCAGGATAATCCCGAATATTTCCTCGTAGATAAAAGAGTTTTACCTGAAGTTTTCATTAAGGTAATGGAAGTTAAGCAGCGCCTTAATACCGGTGAGTCCACTTCGGTCAACGAAGCGGTTAGGAAGACCGGTCTTTCCAGAAGTGCTTACTACAAGTACAAGGATTCCGTATTGCCGTTCTATGAGGCAGCAAGCGGAAAGAAGGTTACACTCCTTCTGTCTGTTGAGAACTTCCAGGGTATATTGTCGGAGATCATCCGAACTATCGCGGAATCACGCGCAAATATTCTGACTATCAATCAGAATATCCCGATCAACGGTCTGGCTGACATTTCGATCTCTATTGAGACCGTGTCGATGTACGGAACTGTTGACGACATCATCAATGATATCTCTAAGCTCGCCGGTGTGCGCAAGTGCATGGTACTGAGCAGGGAATAA
- a CDS encoding 16S rRNA C967 or C1407 C5-methylase (RsmB/RsmF family), which translates to MKFPEEFVNEMNDFFSRYKYVPQEGFYESFEKEPLKGIRFSRTKINSEDEEKQLLKDLGEGENPVSWCSGGYYINNETGGKEALYHAGVYYPQEPSAMLPAQVMAARPGEIVLDLCAAPGGKACRLGEDMKGGGILVANEISFDRSKALLRNIERSGIKGCVILNETPENIASRLPQFFDKILIDAPCSGEGMFRRDPGAVKSYMNYGPKVCVPLQESILEAAHKCLKDGGSIVYSTCTFCVDEDENQIKRFIERHPEYHVKAHPEIMGITHNGEDSILPGSMRIWPHLSEGDGHFCVHIVKGEEKDLKSAADYLINSEVRTKDKNVEAAMGMLDEVLSDKGREDILKGEFISHGTGVFQMTFDEKLFKGLKVVKTGLYVGDIKPLKSGKKVFEPSNSIALALSRSEIRDDSYLGLSRDDDRLVKYLRGETISVTPEDGLKSSGTILVGIGNYPLGFAKINGQTAKNMYPKAWRLI; encoded by the coding sequence ATGAAGTTTCCCGAAGAATTTGTAAATGAGATGAATGACTTCTTCTCGCGTTACAAGTATGTACCGCAGGAAGGTTTTTACGAGAGCTTCGAAAAAGAGCCTTTGAAGGGAATAAGGTTCTCCCGTACGAAGATCAATTCTGAAGATGAAGAAAAGCAGCTTTTAAAGGACCTTGGAGAGGGCGAAAACCCCGTTTCATGGTGCTCAGGCGGCTATTACATAAATAACGAGACCGGCGGCAAGGAAGCACTCTATCACGCCGGTGTTTACTATCCGCAGGAGCCTTCTGCGATGTTGCCCGCACAGGTAATGGCAGCGAGGCCCGGCGAGATCGTTCTTGACCTTTGTGCAGCTCCGGGCGGCAAGGCCTGCAGATTGGGCGAAGACATGAAGGGCGGGGGTATCCTCGTCGCCAACGAGATAAGTTTTGACAGGTCAAAAGCTTTGCTTAGAAACATTGAGCGTTCCGGCATCAAAGGCTGTGTCATTCTCAATGAAACGCCCGAAAATATTGCATCAAGGCTCCCTCAGTTTTTCGACAAGATCCTTATCGATGCGCCCTGCTCAGGCGAGGGCATGTTCAGAAGAGACCCGGGTGCCGTTAAGAGCTACATGAATTACGGACCCAAGGTCTGCGTTCCTTTGCAGGAATCGATCCTTGAAGCTGCCCACAAGTGCCTTAAAGACGGCGGTTCGATCGTTTATTCCACATGTACTTTCTGCGTTGACGAAGACGAGAACCAGATAAAGCGCTTTATCGAGCGCCACCCTGAATATCATGTTAAGGCTCATCCTGAGATCATGGGCATCACCCACAACGGTGAAGATTCAATACTGCCGGGCTCCATGAGGATCTGGCCCCACTTATCTGAAGGTGACGGCCACTTCTGCGTTCATATCGTTAAGGGTGAGGAAAAGGATCTGAAGTCAGCTGCTGATTACTTGATCAACAGTGAAGTCCGCACAAAAGATAAGAATGTCGAAGCGGCTATGGGAATGCTCGATGAAGTCTTATCCGATAAGGGCAGGGAAGATATCCTTAAGGGTGAATTCATAAGCCACGGAACTGGCGTTTTCCAGATGACTTTTGACGAGAAGCTTTTCAAGGGCTTAAAGGTCGTAAAGACCGGGCTTTATGTAGGCGATATCAAGCCTTTGAAGTCGGGAAAGAAAGTTTTCGAGCCCTCAAACAGCATAGCTCTCGCGCTCTCCCGTTCTGAGATCCGTGATGACTCATATCTGGGGCTTTCAAGAGACGATGACAGGCTCGTTAAGTACTTAAGGGGCGAGACGATATCCGTTACTCCTGAAGACGGCCTTAAATCATCCGGAACCATTCTGGTCGGCATCGGAAACTATCCGCTGGGCTTTGCCAAGATCAACGGACAGACCGCTAAAAATATGTATCCCAAGGCATGGAGGCTTATATGA
- a CDS encoding ribosome-associated protein: protein MDTKELAAKIVDILDSKKGIDIETIDLTGKTVLADYFVLASGNSTTQIKSLADEVEYVLKKDFDIVPDHIEGRSGDKWILLDYKDVVVHVMGREERQNYNIEKFWETKRREGED, encoded by the coding sequence ATGGACACAAAAGAATTAGCCGCTAAGATCGTTGACATTCTCGATTCAAAGAAGGGAATTGATATTGAGACGATAGACCTGACAGGAAAGACAGTTTTGGCAGATTATTTCGTGCTCGCGAGCGGTAATTCCACCACACAGATAAAGTCTTTGGCAGACGAAGTCGAGTATGTTCTTAAGAAAGACTTCGATATCGTTCCTGACCACATCGAAGGACGCTCAGGCGACAAGTGGATCCTCCTGGATTATAAGGATGTTGTCGTTCATGTAATGGGCAGGGAAGAGCGCCAGAATTATAACATCGAGAAGTTCTGGGAGACCAAGCGCAGAGAAGGCGAAGACTAA
- a CDS encoding homoserine dehydrogenase, which translates to MAINIAIMGFGTVGSGVAETLDINKDVIAKRIGKEINVKYILDIRDFPDSRFAGLVTHDADEVFSSDIKIAVETIGGARIAYEYTKRALSKGISVVTSNKELVSTKGPELLKIAAENNCCYLFEAAVGGGIPIIRPLYKCLAANKITKIAGIVNGTTNYILSQMKDEGLDFVTALKQAQENGFAEANPSADIDGIDAQRKLSILSTIANDGAYIAPENIRAEGISAITTDDMAFARSIGCDIKLIAYFEADEKPIAYVAPALVDKTNLLFNVNGVFNAIMVDGNSLGRAMFYGQGAGTMPTASAVCGDVLEAAMGNPSESRAWTSESVEVMPYDEIIADIVIRVDDASAVVVKGYSCVYLSEEAILVNGVKHKDIAELISETGAKSWMHYLK; encoded by the coding sequence ATGGCTATTAACATTGCAATTATGGGCTTCGGCACGGTCGGTTCGGGCGTCGCTGAGACTCTGGACATCAATAAGGATGTCATCGCAAAGCGTATCGGAAAAGAGATCAACGTAAAGTACATCCTTGATATCAGGGATTTCCCGGACAGCAGATTTGCAGGTCTCGTAACTCATGACGCTGATGAAGTTTTCTCAAGCGATATCAAGATTGCAGTTGAGACCATAGGCGGCGCAAGGATCGCTTATGAATATACAAAGCGCGCTCTGTCAAAAGGCATCAGCGTAGTAACATCCAACAAGGAACTCGTTTCGACAAAGGGTCCCGAGCTCTTGAAGATCGCAGCGGAAAATAATTGCTGCTATCTCTTTGAGGCTGCAGTAGGCGGCGGTATCCCGATCATAAGACCTCTTTATAAGTGCCTTGCAGCAAACAAGATCACAAAGATCGCAGGCATCGTTAACGGTACGACAAATTATATCCTCTCACAGATGAAGGATGAGGGCTTGGATTTCGTTACGGCTTTAAAGCAGGCGCAGGAAAACGGTTTTGCCGAAGCTAATCCTTCTGCGGATATCGATGGAATCGACGCTCAGAGAAAGCTCTCGATCCTCTCAACGATCGCAAATGACGGCGCTTATATTGCACCTGAAAATATCAGGGCAGAAGGCATTTCCGCCATCACAACAGACGACATGGCATTTGCAAGGTCTATCGGCTGCGACATTAAGCTCATTGCTTATTTCGAAGCTGATGAAAAGCCTATCGCTTACGTTGCGCCCGCTTTGGTTGACAAGACAAATCTCCTGTTCAACGTAAACGGCGTATTCAATGCGATAATGGTTGACGGAAACAGCCTGGGCCGCGCTATGTTCTACGGTCAGGGCGCAGGCACGATGCCTACGGCTTCTGCTGTATGCGGCGACGTTCTTGAGGCTGCAATGGGCAACCCGTCTGAATCAAGAGCATGGACATCCGAGAGCGTTGAGGTTATGCCTTATGACGAGATCATCGCAGATATCGTTATCAGGGTCGATGACGCTTCTGCCGTTGTCGTTAAGGGTTACAGCTGTGTATACCTTTCAGAGGAAGCAATCCTCGTTAACGGCGTAAAGCACAAGGATATCGCTGAGCTCATAAGTGAGACAGGCGCTAAGTCCTGGATGCACTATCTTAAATAA
- a CDS encoding nicotinate-nucleotide adenylyltransferase, producing MRIGIYGGSFDPVHNGHIAMVNSALKSGFIDLVIVIPSVRNNFKLYANKLPPPYRLCMMQETIEGLGIKECFVSDIEYDIEGVSYTAVVLEKLTSDAYIKGFLTSNGIKKKKAEESHEFYWIMGSDTLGTFETWYKPGEILKYATLLAAVRPGDSTDVDKAADSIKKNLGGKVEIFRLDGVDCSSSEITTTGDFSKVPAPAREFIKRHALYTENTKLSGVSEEARKQFFESAVWMYKYLGAKRLLHTLNVGYLSAHLADVFGCDKDKALIAGALHDCAKELPIEKQLELAKKYSGDLFTEKKLLHSPAGATFAKEEFGIEDKEILDAICYHTTGRGDMSILEKIVYLADKIEPSRNYTDLTPIREAAEKDLDCAMRMTAAAVRDKFVSQGRDIHPLTKQMMKDLNM from the coding sequence ATGAGAATAGGTATCTACGGAGGTTCATTCGACCCCGTACATAACGGTCACATAGCAATGGTAAATTCCGCGCTGAAGAGCGGATTCATTGACCTTGTGATCGTTATTCCTTCTGTCAGAAATAATTTTAAGCTCTATGCAAATAAGCTTCCGCCCCCGTACCGCCTCTGCATGATGCAAGAGACCATTGAAGGTCTTGGCATCAAGGAGTGCTTTGTGAGCGATATCGAGTACGATATCGAAGGCGTAAGCTATACTGCCGTTGTTCTTGAAAAACTTACTTCTGACGCTTATATAAAGGGGTTCCTCACTTCAAACGGTATCAAGAAAAAGAAGGCTGAAGAGAGCCATGAATTCTATTGGATCATGGGCTCTGATACCCTCGGAACATTTGAGACCTGGTATAAGCCCGGTGAGATCTTAAAGTATGCGACACTCCTTGCAGCCGTAAGGCCGGGTGACAGCACGGATGTCGATAAGGCTGCTGATTCAATAAAGAAGAACTTAGGCGGCAAAGTCGAGATCTTCAGATTAGACGGCGTTGACTGTTCTTCATCTGAGATCACAACGACAGGTGACTTTTCTAAGGTTCCTGCGCCCGCCAGAGAGTTCATTAAAAGGCATGCCCTCTACACTGAGAATACAAAGCTTTCAGGTGTTTCGGAGGAAGCAAGGAAACAGTTTTTCGAGAGTGCCGTATGGATGTATAAGTATCTGGGCGCGAAAAGACTCCTTCACACGCTTAATGTCGGTTATCTGTCCGCACACCTGGCAGACGTTTTCGGGTGCGATAAGGATAAAGCCCTGATCGCAGGCGCTCTTCACGACTGCGCGAAAGAACTGCCAATAGAAAAGCAGTTAGAACTCGCAAAGAAGTATTCAGGCGACCTGTTCACCGAGAAGAAGCTCCTTCATTCGCCGGCAGGTGCGACATTCGCTAAAGAAGAATTCGGCATAGAAGATAAAGAGATCCTTGATGCCATCTGCTATCACACGACCGGCAGGGGTGACATGAGCATCCTGGAAAAGATCGTTTATCTGGCAGACAAGATCGAGCCTTCCAGAAACTATACGGATCTGACACCCATCAGGGAAGCTGCCGAAAAAGACTTGGACTGCGCCATGCGCATGACAGCAGCCGCTGTAAGAGATAAGTTCGTCTCGCAGGGCAGGGACATCCATCCGCTGACAAAACAGATGATGAAAGACCTTAACATGTAA
- a CDS encoding competence protein ComEA has protein sequence MNKKSIKTKIKKLITPLAFVLVIILSAFYKFVLKGSGDFTISSFKNGRSAQVTESAGITMASETDDVTEPSDTSDKPAKAKETVMLISVYICGEVNKPGIYEAPKGVMLNDIIEDAGGLTEDASVNNINFVYQITGNMSIYIPSKSEIEKGFNGGDIIRQEGVYVWGNQQGSGSDTGSTGISIVNINTATVDELKTLPGIGEVTAQAIVDYRAKNPFKTIEDIKNVTGIGDSKYNRIKDYICV, from the coding sequence ATGAACAAGAAAAGCATAAAGACCAAGATCAAGAAACTGATAACACCATTGGCATTCGTTCTGGTAATAATCCTGAGTGCCTTCTATAAGTTTGTCCTGAAAGGCAGCGGGGATTTTACCATAAGCTCATTTAAGAACGGCAGGAGCGCGCAAGTGACGGAAAGCGCCGGCATCACTATGGCTTCTGAAACAGATGATGTTACTGAACCTTCCGATACATCCGATAAGCCTGCCAAAGCAAAAGAAACCGTTATGCTTATAAGCGTCTATATATGCGGAGAAGTAAATAAACCGGGCATCTACGAAGCTCCTAAAGGTGTAATGTTAAATGACATCATTGAAGATGCGGGAGGCCTTACTGAGGACGCTTCCGTGAATAATATCAACTTCGTTTACCAGATAACAGGCAACATGTCGATCTATATCCCGTCTAAGTCAGAGATCGAGAAGGGCTTTAACGGCGGTGACATAATAAGGCAGGAAGGAGTATATGTCTGGGGTAATCAACAGGGCAGCGGTTCAGATACCGGAAGCACCGGCATAAGCATAGTCAATATCAATACAGCTACAGTAGATGAACTGAAGACCCTGCCGGGTATCGGTGAGGTTACTGCTCAGGCGATCGTTGATTACAGAGCCAAGAATCCGTTTAAGACGATAGAGGATATCAAGAACGTCACCGGAATAGGCGACTCAAAATATAACAGGATAAAGGATTATATCTGCGTCTGA